Proteins from a single region of Nitrospiria bacterium:
- a CDS encoding ABC transporter ATP-binding protein, protein MTQPLIQIENLWKIYQTGEIELAALKGVTLSITQGEFIAIMGPSGSGKSTMMHILGCLDRPTRGRYLLDGVDVGGLSPNDRARIRNHKIGFVFQGFNLLHRTTAIENVELPILYDGLSGRERAAKAGEALERVGLGDRRYHYPNQLSGGQQQRVAIARALVMQPPLILADEPTGNLDTRTSIEIMALFQELNREEITLLVVTHEPDIARYARRIINFRDGTVRSDQSVADHVDAREALSKERVESSPESERKAP, encoded by the coding sequence ATGACGCAGCCGTTGATCCAAATCGAGAATTTGTGGAAAATTTATCAGACCGGTGAGATTGAGTTGGCCGCTCTGAAAGGGGTTACCCTTTCCATTACGCAAGGGGAGTTTATCGCCATCATGGGGCCGTCCGGTTCCGGGAAATCAACCATGATGCACATCCTGGGCTGTTTGGACCGGCCGACCCGGGGGCGTTATCTATTAGACGGAGTGGACGTGGGAGGTCTTAGCCCCAACGATCGGGCACGGATCCGCAACCACAAGATTGGATTCGTATTTCAGGGATTTAATCTCCTGCACCGGACGACCGCCATCGAGAACGTGGAGCTACCGATTCTCTATGACGGCTTGTCGGGCCGCGAGCGGGCCGCGAAGGCCGGAGAAGCGCTGGAAAGGGTCGGTTTGGGAGACCGACGATACCACTACCCAAACCAGCTCTCCGGAGGCCAGCAGCAGCGGGTGGCGATCGCCCGGGCGCTTGTCATGCAGCCGCCTTTGATCCTGGCGGATGAGCCGACCGGCAACCTGGATACCCGGACGTCGATCGAGATCATGGCCCTCTTTCAGGAATTGAATCGGGAGGAAATCACACTTCTTGTGGTGACTCATGAACCGGACATCGCCCGTTATGCCCGGCGAATTATAAATTTTCGGGATGGGACCGTCCGCTCGGATCAGTCGGTCGCCGATCATGTCGATGCGCGAGAGGCTTTATCAAAAGAGCGGGTTGAGTCTTCACCGGAGAGCGAGAGGAAGGCTCCATGA
- a CDS encoding efflux RND transporter permease subunit: MSIPELFIRRPIMTTLVMSAILLFGIVSYSLLPVSQLPNVDFPTIQVSASLPGASADTMASSVATPLERQFSTIAGIDSMTSTSALGVTQITLQFSLDRNIDAGAQDVQSAIAAAAKNLPPGMPTPPTYQKVNPAEQPILFLALSSASLPLSTVDEYAETLMAQRISMINGVAQVQVFGAQKYAVRVQLDPDALASRGIGIDEVEKALEQGNVNIPTGTLYGTHQAFTVQATGQLTDASAYRRLIVAYRNGSPVRLEELGRIIDSVQTDKVASWHDSTRAIVLAIQRQPGTNTIEVVNAIKKLLPTFRIQMPAAVDLAILYDRSESIRESVHDVQFTLLLAVGLVVLVIFLFLRNLSATVIPSLALPMSLIGTFTVMYLLGYSIDNLSLLAMILCVGFVVDDAIVVLENIVRHMEKGKGALAAALDGSAEIGFTILSMTLSLAAVFIPVLLMGGVLGRLLHEFAVTITSAVLVSGFVSLTLTPMLCSRFLRPPDHRKHGRLYNLSERFFEGILRRYERSLKRFLNFRRAMMVLFILLLIATGYLFSAMPKGFIPTEDVGMIFGFTQASDDISFDSMREHQQAVAAILRQDPAVKSFMSSIGAGGPNATLNTGRVFVLLKPPSERPSSEAVIQRLRPKLMAVPGMTVFLQDLPIIRIGGKLTKSQYQYTLQDADTDELYHWASVLEDKMGLLPGFQDVTTDLEIRNPQVVVDIDRDRASALGVTADQIENALYDAYGERQVSTIYTPTNQYWVIMELEPQYQRDPAAVSKLYIRSANGPLVPLGAVARLTQGVGPLTVSHLGQLPAVTISFNLQPGVSLSDAVARVEKLEHELRLPVTLSASFQGTAQAFQSSLQGLWLLLLLAVLVIYIVLGILYESFAHPLTILSGLPSAAFGALLTLLIFRTELNVYGFVGLLMLLGIVKKNAIMMIDFALEAQRKEGKSPLDAIVEGCLIRFRPIMMTTMAAFMGTLPIALGLGAGAGARRPLGLTVVGGLMVSQLVTLYITPVIYLYLESLQERLSGRRRRRPPALREQLADGKSLETRTSEPTMVK; encoded by the coding sequence ATGAGCATTCCTGAACTGTTCATCCGTCGGCCGATCATGACCACCCTCGTGATGTCGGCCATCCTGCTCTTCGGCATCGTGAGCTATAGCCTGCTCCCCGTGAGTCAGCTCCCCAACGTCGATTTTCCGACGATACAGGTTTCGGCGAGTCTTCCGGGCGCCAGCGCCGATACGATGGCCTCCTCCGTGGCCACGCCCCTCGAGCGCCAGTTCTCGACGATTGCCGGCATCGACTCGATGACCTCGACCAGCGCGCTGGGGGTCACCCAGATCACCCTTCAGTTCAGCCTGGATCGGAACATCGACGCCGGGGCGCAGGACGTCCAGTCGGCCATCGCAGCCGCGGCGAAGAACCTGCCCCCTGGAATGCCGACGCCCCCGACCTATCAGAAGGTCAATCCGGCCGAGCAACCCATTCTGTTCCTGGCGTTGAGCTCGGCGAGCCTTCCCCTATCGACCGTCGACGAATACGCCGAGACTCTGATGGCGCAGCGCATCTCCATGATCAACGGCGTGGCGCAGGTCCAGGTCTTCGGCGCGCAGAAGTATGCCGTGAGGGTCCAGCTCGATCCCGATGCCCTGGCCTCCCGCGGCATCGGCATCGATGAGGTCGAGAAGGCCTTGGAACAGGGCAACGTAAACATACCGACGGGAACCCTCTATGGAACCCATCAAGCCTTTACCGTTCAGGCCACCGGCCAATTGACCGATGCGTCCGCTTATCGCCGTCTCATCGTGGCCTATCGCAACGGTTCTCCGGTCCGTCTGGAGGAGTTGGGTCGAATAATCGACAGCGTACAGACCGACAAGGTGGCCAGCTGGCATGATTCGACCCGCGCGATCGTCCTGGCCATTCAGCGCCAGCCGGGCACCAACACGATCGAGGTGGTGAACGCGATCAAGAAGCTGCTCCCGACCTTCCGAATCCAGATGCCGGCCGCCGTGGATCTGGCCATTCTCTACGACCGTTCGGAGTCGATCCGGGAGTCGGTCCACGACGTCCAGTTTACGCTGCTTCTGGCGGTCGGCCTGGTGGTCCTGGTGATTTTCCTTTTTTTGAGAAATCTCTCGGCCACCGTGATCCCCAGCCTGGCGCTCCCCATGTCGCTCATCGGGACCTTTACCGTCATGTACCTGTTGGGCTACAGCATCGACAATCTTTCCCTCCTGGCCATGATCCTGTGCGTCGGATTCGTCGTGGATGATGCCATCGTCGTGCTGGAGAACATCGTGCGGCATATGGAAAAGGGCAAGGGCGCGCTTGCGGCGGCGCTGGACGGCTCGGCCGAAATCGGCTTCACCATCCTGTCGATGACCCTCTCGCTGGCGGCGGTCTTTATCCCAGTTCTTCTCATGGGCGGGGTTCTTGGACGGCTCCTTCATGAATTCGCCGTGACGATTACGTCGGCGGTCCTTGTTTCCGGCTTCGTCTCCCTGACGCTTACGCCGATGCTTTGCAGTCGTTTTCTGCGCCCCCCGGACCATCGGAAACACGGCCGGCTGTATAATTTATCGGAGCGTTTTTTCGAGGGCATTTTAAGGCGTTATGAGAGAAGCCTTAAGCGATTTTTGAACTTTCGCCGGGCCATGATGGTATTGTTCATCCTTCTCCTTATCGCGACGGGATATCTTTTTTCCGCCATGCCCAAAGGATTCATCCCGACCGAAGACGTCGGCATGATTTTTGGGTTCACCCAGGCTTCGGACGACATTTCATTCGATTCCATGAGGGAACATCAACAGGCGGTGGCGGCGATCCTCCGGCAGGATCCCGCCGTCAAGTCGTTTATGTCCTCCATCGGCGCGGGCGGCCCGAATGCCACGTTGAATACCGGAAGGGTGTTCGTCCTCCTCAAACCGCCCTCGGAGCGGCCGAGCTCGGAGGCAGTGATCCAGCGTTTGCGGCCCAAGTTGATGGCGGTTCCGGGGATGACCGTCTTTTTGCAGGACCTGCCGATCATTCGCATCGGGGGAAAGTTGACGAAGAGCCAGTACCAGTATACGCTGCAGGACGCGGATACGGACGAACTCTATCACTGGGCCTCCGTTCTGGAGGACAAAATGGGCCTGTTGCCGGGTTTTCAGGATGTGACCACCGATCTGGAAATCCGAAATCCCCAGGTGGTTGTCGATATTGACCGGGATCGGGCCTCCGCGTTGGGGGTCACGGCGGATCAGATCGAAAACGCCTTGTACGACGCGTACGGGGAAAGGCAGGTTTCAACGATCTACACGCCCACCAACCAGTACTGGGTGATCATGGAACTGGAACCTCAGTACCAACGGGATCCCGCGGCGGTTTCCAAACTCTACATCCGCTCCGCGAACGGACCTTTGGTTCCGCTGGGCGCCGTGGCGAGACTGACGCAGGGGGTCGGTCCCCTGACCGTGTCCCATCTCGGACAGCTTCCGGCCGTTACCATTTCGTTCAACCTTCAACCCGGCGTCTCACTCAGCGATGCCGTGGCCCGCGTCGAAAAACTTGAACACGAACTGCGTCTCCCCGTAACGCTCAGCGCAAGCTTTCAAGGAACGGCTCAGGCGTTTCAGTCCTCGCTTCAGGGGCTTTGGCTTCTCTTGCTTCTGGCCGTTCTGGTGATTTACATCGTGCTGGGGATTCTCTATGAAAGCTTTGCGCATCCGCTGACGATTCTTTCGGGTCTTCCCTCCGCCGCCTTCGGCGCGCTGCTGACCTTGCTCATCTTCCGTACGGAGCTCAACGTCTACGGCTTCGTCGGACTTCTGATGCTTCTGGGCATCGTGAAGAAGAACGCCATCATGATGATCGATTTTGCCCTCGAAGCCCAGCGCAAAGAGGGAAAAAGCCCGCTGGATGCGATCGTCGAAGGGTGCCTGATCCGGTTCCGGCCGATCATGATGACCACGATGGCGGCCTTCATGGGAACCCTGCCGATCGCGCTCGGATTGGGCGCGGGGGCCGGGGCCCGCCGCCCGCTGGGTCTCACGGTCGTGGGCGGGCTGATGGTCTCTCAACTGGTGACTTTATACATTACTCCGGTGATTTACCTATATCTGGAATCGCTCCAGGAACGTCTGAGCGGCAGACGAAGGCGCCGTCCGCCCGCGTTACGGGAACAGCTCGCGGATGGGAAATCCCTGGAGACACGGACGTCGGAACCCACGATGGTGAAATAA
- a CDS encoding efflux RND transporter periplasmic adaptor subunit, producing MIFIKNKWFLIAALLILVGIGVFFFRSDQTVAQYKTKTVKEGEITATVSATGKVNAVVTVQVGSQVSGTIQRLFADFNSRVRKGQIVAQIDPALFEAQVEQARAKLANDEANQEKARVVVVDAKRNLGRMEELLSKNLVAQSDKDTTQTAYDSALAELKAAEAQVLQDQASLKLAETNLRYTTIRSPVDGIVISRNVDVGQTVAASLQAPTLFTIAQDLTEMQVDTSVDEADIGKVRLGQEAEFTVDSYPTSPFHGTVHDIYNQPLVVQNVVTYDAIIRVKNPDLKLKPGMTANITIKVGHRDRAVKIPNSALRYSPEKTSGNEGPSDAGKADAAKVWVLANGKAVGVPVTLGLNDGSYTEVVSGALKPGDEVIIEKIQQNESQSGKRPPFMRF from the coding sequence ATGATTTTTATAAAAAATAAATGGTTCCTGATCGCGGCCCTCCTGATCCTTGTTGGAATCGGAGTTTTTTTCTTCCGGAGCGATCAAACGGTCGCGCAGTATAAAACCAAAACGGTGAAAGAGGGGGAAATCACGGCGACCGTTTCGGCGACCGGAAAGGTCAACGCGGTTGTGACCGTTCAAGTGGGAAGCCAGGTTTCCGGGACGATTCAACGGCTCTTCGCCGATTTCAACTCCCGTGTCAGGAAGGGACAGATTGTTGCCCAGATCGACCCCGCTCTTTTTGAGGCCCAGGTCGAACAAGCCCGCGCGAAGCTGGCGAACGACGAGGCCAACCAGGAAAAGGCACGGGTGGTCGTGGTTGATGCCAAACGCAACCTCGGTCGGATGGAGGAACTCCTTTCCAAGAACTTGGTCGCCCAGAGCGACAAGGATACGACTCAGACGGCGTATGACTCCGCCCTGGCCGAACTGAAGGCCGCCGAGGCGCAGGTTTTACAAGACCAGGCCTCTCTCAAGTTGGCCGAGACGAACCTCCGTTACACGACGATCCGATCGCCGGTCGATGGGATCGTCATATCCCGAAACGTGGACGTGGGCCAGACCGTGGCCGCTTCCCTTCAGGCTCCGACCCTATTTACCATCGCCCAGGATCTGACCGAAATGCAGGTCGACACCAGCGTCGACGAGGCCGACATCGGAAAGGTCCGGCTGGGTCAGGAGGCGGAGTTCACCGTGGATTCCTATCCCACGAGCCCCTTTCATGGAACGGTCCACGACATCTACAACCAACCGCTGGTGGTTCAGAACGTCGTCACTTATGACGCCATCATCCGGGTTAAAAATCCGGATCTCAAGCTCAAACCGGGTATGACCGCCAATATCACGATCAAAGTCGGTCATCGGGATCGTGCCGTCAAAATCCCTAATTCCGCGCTTCGTTACAGTCCCGAAAAAACTTCCGGGAACGAGGGCCCGTCCGATGCGGGAAAGGCCGACGCGGCCAAGGTCTGGGTCCTGGCGAACGGCAAGGCGGTCGGGGTTCCGGTGACCCTGGGGCTGAACGACGGAAGTTATACCGAGGTGGTTTCCGGGGCGTTGAAGCCCGGCGATGAAGTCATTATCGAGAAAATCCAACAGAATGAGTCCCAGAGCGGGAAAAGACCGCCGTTCATGCGGTTTTGA
- a CDS encoding TolC family protein: MDLKYGRLNVLLFLIPMLLNASDGFAEEPATAADRLTLQEAVDTALGHHPSLQAARGALQIQEALIGEARSNYFPQLNLQTTYTRATGNTSTSVQSSQALAIPRQTPKPSNTSFNNYAATLTLQQRIFDFGKSIADVESARESMQGSDLSEMASRQIVAMNVKVAYFGLLQARRLVQVQEETVKQFKEHLDQAEGFFRAGTRTRYDVTTAEVNLTNAKLELIKARNAEVVARVTLANAMGVPDRPIGEMEDLLTFKRVEISEAQAIDEALANRPDLLSLAAQRRAADATIRSARRTYYPVLDGVADYTWRGQDYPLVWNWDVGLTLTFPLFSGYLTQSQVAAARANMIVADSNEEGLRQNVILEVHQVFSNLMEADERVQTSDVVVRQAEENLDLANGRFQAGVGTTVEQTDAQVLLTNAKTSQVQALYDYRVAESQLQKAMGRKY, from the coding sequence ATGGATCTCAAATATGGCCGATTGAACGTTTTGCTGTTTCTGATCCCCATGTTGCTGAATGCATCCGACGGGTTTGCGGAGGAGCCCGCCACGGCCGCCGATCGTTTGACGCTTCAAGAGGCCGTTGATACCGCGCTCGGTCATCATCCCAGCCTTCAGGCGGCGCGGGGAGCGCTGCAGATCCAAGAGGCCCTGATCGGGGAAGCTCGTTCGAATTATTTCCCCCAACTGAACCTCCAGACCACCTACACGCGGGCGACGGGAAACACCTCCACCAGTGTCCAGTCCAGCCAGGCCCTGGCAATACCCCGTCAAACTCCGAAACCCTCCAACACGTCCTTTAACAATTACGCGGCCACCCTGACACTCCAGCAACGGATCTTCGATTTCGGGAAATCCATCGCCGACGTGGAATCGGCCCGCGAATCGATGCAGGGAAGCGACTTGAGCGAGATGGCCTCCCGACAGATTGTGGCCATGAATGTCAAGGTGGCCTACTTTGGACTTTTACAGGCCCGGCGTCTGGTCCAGGTCCAAGAGGAAACGGTCAAACAGTTTAAAGAGCATCTCGATCAGGCGGAAGGATTCTTCCGGGCGGGTACCCGCACGCGCTACGATGTTACAACGGCGGAGGTAAATCTCACCAATGCGAAACTCGAATTGATCAAGGCCAGAAATGCCGAGGTGGTGGCCCGCGTCACACTGGCCAATGCCATGGGCGTCCCGGATCGGCCGATCGGGGAGATGGAAGATCTGCTGACCTTTAAAAGGGTCGAGATCTCCGAGGCCCAGGCCATCGATGAAGCCCTTGCAAACCGACCGGATCTGTTGTCCCTGGCCGCGCAGCGTCGCGCGGCCGACGCGACGATTCGCTCCGCACGCCGGACTTATTACCCGGTTCTCGACGGTGTGGCGGATTACACGTGGCGCGGCCAGGACTATCCGTTGGTCTGGAATTGGGATGTGGGACTGACGCTGACGTTCCCATTATTTTCAGGCTACCTGACCCAATCCCAGGTCGCGGCGGCCCGGGCCAATATGATTGTGGCCGATTCCAATGAAGAGGGGCTAAGACAGAATGTGATCCTTGAGGTCCACCAGGTATTTTCTAATCTTATGGAGGCCGATGAGCGGGTACAAACCTCCGATGTCGTCGTTCGCCAGGCCGAAGAAAACCTTGATCTGGCGAACGGCCGATTTCAGGCCGGCGTGGGGACAACCGTGGAACAAACCGATGCCCAGGTGCTGTTGACAAACGCCAAGACCTCCCAGGTTCAGGCCCTGTATGACTACCGTGTGGCCGAATCCCAGTTGCAGAAGGCGATGGGTCGAAAATATTAA
- a CDS encoding ABC transporter permease — protein MNFLMIFKIAGRALARNTMRSVLTMLGIIIGVAAVIAMVAVGQGAKAQIESQIASIGSNLLMVFPGSTTQGGVHAGSGSVTTLTEDDAFAIQKELGSVRFAAPSLRTVAQVVSANQNWSTAVTGSTPDYFTVRDWSFESGGSFTQSDYDGATKVAVVGKTVATNLFGSQDPMGQIIRIQSVPFKIVGVLSPKGQSAMGQDQDDTVIIPLSTLQKRIMGVTYVQAIMVSANSPEETVTAEQEIRLLLHQRHHIPPKQDDDFTVRNMTDIAAAAEASSQIMTLLLGSIASVSLIVGGIGIMNIMLVSVTERTREIGIRMAVGAKSRDILFQFLVEAVVLSLAGGVLGVILGVACSRVISAFVHWPTIISLSSIMLASAFSIAIGVFFGLYPARRAASLDPIEALRYE, from the coding sequence ATGAACTTCCTCATGATTTTCAAAATCGCGGGAAGGGCACTGGCCCGCAATACCATGAGATCTGTCCTCACCATGCTGGGGATCATCATCGGTGTTGCGGCCGTGATCGCCATGGTGGCGGTGGGGCAGGGCGCTAAAGCGCAAATCGAGTCCCAGATCGCCAGCATCGGGTCCAACCTTCTGATGGTTTTTCCGGGCAGCACGACCCAGGGAGGGGTTCACGCCGGTTCCGGCTCGGTGACCACCCTGACGGAGGACGACGCGTTTGCGATTCAGAAAGAGCTGGGTTCGGTTCGATTTGCCGCACCGTCGCTTCGAACCGTGGCCCAGGTGGTGAGCGCGAACCAGAACTGGTCCACGGCCGTCACGGGAAGTACGCCGGACTATTTCACAGTCCGCGATTGGTCGTTCGAGTCCGGGGGCTCCTTTACCCAATCGGATTATGACGGGGCGACGAAAGTGGCGGTGGTCGGCAAGACGGTGGCCACCAACCTGTTTGGCTCCCAGGACCCGATGGGTCAGATCATCCGGATCCAAAGCGTTCCGTTCAAGATCGTCGGGGTTCTTTCGCCGAAAGGCCAATCGGCGATGGGACAGGATCAGGACGACACCGTGATCATCCCCCTCTCAACCCTCCAGAAACGGATCATGGGCGTGACCTACGTTCAGGCCATTATGGTTTCGGCCAACTCTCCCGAGGAAACCGTCACGGCGGAACAGGAAATCCGTCTGCTGCTCCACCAAAGACATCACATCCCCCCCAAACAAGACGACGACTTCACCGTCCGGAATATGACCGATATCGCGGCCGCCGCCGAGGCGTCCTCTCAGATTATGACGCTGCTCCTGGGAAGCATCGCATCGGTCTCCCTGATTGTCGGGGGCATCGGGATCATGAACATCATGCTGGTTTCGGTCACCGAACGAACGCGGGAAATCGGCATCCGGATGGCGGTCGGGGCGAAGAGTCGGGATATTCTTTTTCAGTTTCTCGTGGAGGCGGTGGTTCTTTCGTTGGCGGGGGGAGTCCTTGGCGTGATCCTGGGGGTGGCCTGTTCCCGTGTCATTTCGGCCTTCGTTCATTGGCCGACGATCATATCGCTGAGTTCGATCATGCTGGCCTCCGCCTTCTCGATTGCGATCGGCGTCTTTTTCGGTTTGTACCCCGCACGACGGGCGGCCTCATTGGATCCCATCGAGGCCCTTCGGTATGAATAA